The DNA region AGAATAAACTTGTTTATTGCATTGCACTATAGTTAAAGTAACTAGCTAAGTCAATTTTTGGCCCGCCAACATACCCTCGCTGCGTGTTTATTATTATTTTGCTCATCACGTTTTATAATAGAGAGCCCTTATAAATAAAGCTTCTTTTCTCACTTAACTGAACCAGTATATTTACCGTACAATACGAACACACATCACTTAAAATGAGTTAAGGCTATGTTATTGATTATTTCTCCTGCGAAAACCTTAGATTTCGACACCCCGCCCGCTACAACAAGCCATTCACAACCGGCGTTTTTAGATGATTCAGCGGAGTTAATTGATCAACTTAAAACCCTGTCACCATCAGACCTGTCTAGTTTGATGAGTATTAGTGATAAATTAGGCGTGCTCAATAGCAACCGGTTTATTGAGTGGCAGCGACCTTTCACCGATAAAAATAGCAAACAGGCATTATTATCATTTAAAGGTGATGTTTACGAAGGCATGGATACAAGCTCATTTTCAGAGGACGATTTAGAGTGGTCTCATAAGCACCTACGTATTCTTTCTGGTTTGTATGGTTTACTTAAACCTTTAGATTTAATCCAGCCCTATCGTTTAGAAATGGGCACAAAATTTAGCAACCAACGAGGTAAAAACCTCTATGAATTTTGGGGTCATAAAATTACCGACAAACTGAATCAAGAACTTACCGAACAGAAAAGCCCTGTTCTTATTAATCTAGCTTCTAACGAATATTTCAAGGCTGTCAAACCAGCTCAGCTGAATGCTCAAGTGATCACCCCGGTTTTCAAAGACTGGAAAAATGATAAATATAAAATTATCAGTTTTTATGCTAAAAAAGCGCGCGGTATGATGAGCGCCTACATTATTAAAAATAGACTGGAAAGCCCCAGCGATATCAAACAGTTTGACACCGCTGGCTACGCATTCTCAGCAGAACAATCTACAGACAAAGAATGGGTGTTTTTAAGAAAAGAGGCTGTTTAATTTTCTATCGCTTTTGCTACTGTCATGCCAAAATCGGTTATTCAAGCCGCTGTTTTAGTGTCTCTGGTTATCTTTAACTATAATCACAAGGCAGCAGACTTGCTCTAAGGTAAAACCCCACTTCGGCTCCAGCTCATTATAGACTGCTCCAAATCAGGCGACTGGTTAACTGGTCAATAAATTATTAACGCTAAAACCTATTAGAGGGTGCCTTATTAGTACGATACCTTTCGCCCTAGCCAGCTAGTCTGTGGTCAAGATAACGCGAATTGCATCTAACTTAAATGAGGCTCTTTTAATGTAGCTACCTAAGTCGTTAATATTGGCTTTTAGTTGAGTAATCTCGCTATCGCGAATATTTGGGTTTACCCGCGCCAATGCAACAAGCCTTTCTAGATTCAACGATTCTTGTTGTTGCATCTCTTCAACACTTTGTTTTACTAACGCTTCTTGGTGAACAACAACCAGTTTCTCAGCTTTTTCAATCAGTGTTTTAATCGCCTCTTGACCATGCTCAATAATATTCAGTGCAATTGACTTTTTAACAAACGTCACCCTAGACTCAATATGCTCTGGCTTTAAAATATCAGTCATATCCAAGCCATTTGAACCGACCACAATTCGCTTTACCGTTTTCGGCAAATAGCGGTGCAATTGTAAGCGTTTAGGTGCGGGACAATGCGTTGTAAAAATAGCTTCGAGAATCACCGTTCCAGCAGGAATAGGCGGTAATGCCATGGTACAAAACGTTGAATTACCAAACTCACTATTGATAATTTGCTCCATCGCGCCGGTCACCATGGGGTGTTCCCAGGTTAAGAATTGAAAATCTTCACGTGACAAGGCAATCTTTCGGTTAAACGTCGCCGTTAAACCGTCTTCAGGCAAACTAGGGAAAGCATCACTTTGCAAATGACCACTTGGCTTAATAACAATGCTGTCTTCGCTATGGTATTGCTGCTCAACACCAAAACTTTCAAAGACTTCTTCCATGTAATGAGACAGTTCTAAGTGGCTTGATGACAAACTAATTTCATCAATAATTTCTTGTGCCTGCTCTTTTCTGCAAGAGTTTAATTCCAACATCAAGTCACGGCCTGCATGCATATCCGCTATGCTCTGTTGCATTAACGTACTGGTTTTTTCAATGATCGCTGCAAATTCATCATCAGACGCATCACCCAGCAAGGCTTCTTTTAAATCCGCTTTAACAATCGCATAAACATGGTGCCCTGTTGAGCAGACATGGCTAAAGGCGTTGAGTCCTTTATCATACCAATTCATCAATCGATGTTGGCCGGTTCCCTCTATACATGGCACATGAAGGTGCACCGTATCGGTTTGACCAATTCGATCTAGGCGACCTATCCTTTGTTCTAACAAGTCTGGATTAAGTGGCAGGTCAAATAATACCAAGTGATGCGTAAACTGAAAATTTCGACCTTCACTTCCAATTTCAGAACAGATAAGAATCTGAGCTCCTTCCTCTGCATCAGAAAAATACGCCGCAGCCCTATCTCTTTCTATTAAGCTCATACCTTCATGAAAAACGGCAGACGCAAAAATTGTGCGCATTTTTAAATATTCATGTAACTCCTGCGCCGTTTGTTGCTGCGCGCAAATCAACAATACCTTTTCATTTTTATGCGTATCCAACCATTCCATCAACCAGGTGATACGTGGATCTAGCGTCAACCAGTCTTCGCCCAATAACATTTCAGGCAATAGCGTTTTGGCCAATGCAAGATCGGTGTCTAGCTCAAACTCATTTTCTACGCTAAGCGCAGGTAATTGATACGCGTGTAATTGCCTAGATGAAAATGCATCTATATTTTCTCGCGTGTTCCTAAACAACACGCGGCCAGTACCGTGCCGATCGAGCAATGCATCAATGAGCGAGTCCACAGATATATCGTCAGATAAAACCGCTTGCTCACCCAGTAGCTGCAACAGCGATTGCTTTAAATTAACATCAGCAAGTACCCCATCAATGGAGTTTGCCGCCATCAACTGTTTAATAAGCTGATTAATCTCCTGGTAACCGGCTTGTTCTTCACGAAAAGCGGCTAAATCGTAATAGCGATCGGGGTCTAATAAGCGCAACCTTGCGAAATGGCTCGTGACCCCTAATTGCTCAGGTGTGGCAGTCAATAACAATAAGCCCGGCACATGATTTGCCAATTCTTCAATACAGCGGTATTCGTTACTAACGTTATTCTCGTTCCAGAATAAATGATGTGCTTCATCAACAATCATCAAGTCCCAATTTGCTGCTACCGCTGAGGCATGATAATTCGCATTTTCAGATAAAAAAGATAATTGGCAAAGTACTAATTGAGCCGTTTCAAACGGGTTTATGTCACCCTCTTCTCTAATCGCATCACAACGTTCACGATCTAGAATTGTAAAAGACAAATTAAAACGACGTAAGAGTTCTACCAACCATTGATGAATAAGTGCATCGGGGACAACAATCAATACTCGCTCAATCGAACCGGTTAATAGTTGCTGATGTAAAATTAAACCCGCTTCAATTGTTTTCCCTAATCCGACCTCGTCGGCCAGTAAAACACGCGCTGCATTTCGCTCCGTTACTTTACTCGCTATATAAAATTGATGGGGTAGTAACTGAACACGTGGGCCCGATAAACCAAACCCTTTAAACTGATCTAGTTTGCGTTGAAAGTCTAATGTTTTAAGGCGCAAATCAAACAGCTTGTTTTTATCTAGCTGCCCAGTAAATAAACGACTTTGAGGTTTATTAAACGCCCCGGTACTATCCAAATCAATTTCGTGTAGCACCACTTGCTCACCCTGCCCATCAATACACAAATAAATCATGCAATGGTTATGCTCTTGGGTTTGCTCAATAGTTACTTCTTGACCACCTTGGTGGCTTACTGTGTCACCCACATTGAAAGTCACCCTACTTAGCGGTGCATTATCCAATGCATACACCCGAGGCTCTTCAACAGCTGGGTAAAACAATGTCACGTGGCGCCCTTCTATGCTCTCAACAACCCCTAGGCCCAATTCAGTTTCAGAATGACTAACCCAACGTTGCCCAGGATAAAAAATATGTTGACTCATCGACTGTTGACCTCACCACGGAATATAAAAGGCGTGGATGATAAAAGTAATCCCCCGTACTCGCAACCTAAGTTACACCTAAAATCATAAGATTACTTAAAGCCAAACAGGATTTCCATACTCGTTGTTAAAAATGTTTCACATCCAAATCTTTAGTTAAACGAACCTGCGCCGCAATCTCCTCAATCGAAATAGAGGTTACATTCAAAAACGGCACATTTTCCATATGCAATAATTCTTCTACTTGTGAAACTTCTCTTTGACAGGTTTTTAATGAAGCATAAGGACTACCTGGTCGACGCTCTTCACGAATCCTGCTCAGCTGCTCCGCGCTGATGGTCAAGCCAAATAATTTTTTCTTATACGGTTTTAATGCTCTAGGAAGCTCACAGTTATCTAAATCACTGTCTGTAATCGGGAAGTTAGCCGTAAAAATGCCATATTGAAGGGCAAGAAATAAAGACGTTGGTGTTTTCCCCGTTCTTGAAACACCAATTAAAATGACATCAGCCTGATCATAACGGTCTAAACGCGCACCATCATCATACTCCAGCGCATAATTAACCGCCCGTATGCGTGATTCGTAAGAGCTTGTATCACTCAAACCATGACTTTTCCCGACCTCATGAGATGACTCTTGTCGCAAATCATTTTCCATTCTAGTAATATAATCATTAAACAAATCATAGAAAATACAATTACTTTTAGACACTATCTCACGCAAATCATCATTAGTGAATGTGCTAAAAACAATTGGGCGGCCTTCATTAACCGTATAAGCTGCATTAATTTTATTACACACAGTCTGTGCCCTTGATACCGTATCTATAAAGGGAATAACGTGTCGTTCACGCTCAACACCTGTAAATTGTGTCATTAGACTATTACCCAGTGTTTCTGCTGTAATAGCCGTTCTATCTGATATAAAAAAGATTGTTCTGCTTTTCATTGAATATAGCGGTGCATTTTTTGTTAAAATATTGGATTAATTCGAATTTTAAACCAAAAGGTAGCTTCTCAGCAGATAGATTTGCAGTGTGGAAGGTATCAACATTAGGGGATCAGAAGTTGGAAGATTATATTGTTTGGCTAGACTCAACAGGTATGGACGACGTCGAGCACGTTGGTGGAAAGAATGCATCACTCGGCGAGATGATTAGCAATTTAGCCTCTGTAGGCGTTGATGTACCCGGTGGCTTTGCCACAACAGCAACGGCTTTTAGAGACTTTCTTTCGCAAAGTGGTATCGATGATAAAATTCACGAAAAGCTCAGCACATTAAATGTAGATGACGTTAATGCCTTGGCCGCAGCCGGCAAAGAAATTCGCCAGTGGATTATTGACACGCCCTTCCAACCAAGCTTAAAAACGGCTATTGAAAAGGCCTATGCAAAAATGCAAGCTGATGCAAATAGTGAGTTTTCTGTTGCCGTTCGTTCCTCTGCAACGGCTGAAGATTTACCCGATGCATCATTCGCGGGGCAACAAGAAACATTCCTAAACGTTGATGGTATTGACAATGTAATGCGTTCAATTAAAGAGGTATTTGCCTCATTATTTAATGATCGAGCCATTTCTTACCGTGTACACCAAGGATTTGAACACAGTGGCGTTGCCCTTTCCGCTGGCATTCAACGCATGGTTCGCAGCGACATAAGCGCTTCAGGTGTTATGTTTACACTCGATACCGAATCAGGCTTTCGTGACGCAGTTTTTATCACCTCAAGCTATGGCTTAGGTGAAATGGTCGTTCAAGGTGCCGTTAACCCAGATGAATTTTATGTTCATAAGCCAACCTTAGAAGCTGGTCGGCCTGCTGTATTACGCCGCAACTTAGGTAGCAAGTTGATTAAGATGATCTATAACGATGAAGCAGGCGACCCTGTTAAAATTGTGGATACTGACCCATCAACACGCGGCGTTTATTCCTTGACCGATGCCGAGGTGGAAAAACTTTCCAGCATCGCTATTACTATTGAAAAACACTACCAACGGCCTATGGATATCGAATGGGCTAAAGATGGTTTAGACGGTCAGCTGTATATCGTTCAAGCTCGTCCTGAAACGGTTCAAAGCCGCGCCGGTAAAGAAATTCAACGTTACTCTTTAAACGAAACAGCTAAGGTACTTGTTGAGGGTCGTAGTATTGGCCAAAAAATTGGTTCTGGCCCTGCTCGCGTTATCGATAATATTTCTCAAATGGACCAAGTCCAAGAGGGCGACGTATTAGTCACCGACATGACCGACCCAGACTGGGAACCGATTATGAAACGCGCCTCAGCGATTGTAACCAACCGTGGTGGCAGAACCTGTCATGCCGCCATTATTGCCCGTGAATTGGGTATTCCTGCTGTGGTTGGCTGTGGTGATGCAACAGACCATATTACCCAAGACACTGATATTACCGTTTCTTGTGCCGAAGGAGATACTGGCTTTATTTACGAAGGTCTACTGGACTATCAAGTAGACACCGTTAACTTAGACGCCATGCCTGACATTCCAGTTAAAGTCATGATGAACGTCGGCAACCCTGATCGAGCCTTTGATTTCGCCTCATTACCCCATGAAGGAGTTGGCCTAGCACGCTTAGAGTTCATTATTAACCGAATGATTGGTATTCACCCTAAAGCACTCTTAGAGTATGAACAATTACCAAGCGACCTAAAAGAAACCATCAGCAAACGAATTTCTTGTTATGAAAGCCCTAAAGACTATTACGTTAAACGTTTAGTCGAAGGCATCTCAACCATCGCTGCAGCTTTCTCGCCTAAATCCGTCATTGTTCGCATGTCCGATTTCAAATCGAATGAATACGCCAACTTAATTGGCGGCGACCGTTATGAACCGGAAGAAGAAAACCCAATGCTTGGTTTTAGAGGCGCATCACGCTACATCTCTGACTCATTCCGCGAATGTTTCAATATGGAATGCGAGGCCCTAAAGTTTGTACGCGACCAGATGGGGCTAACAAATGTCTGGGTGATGATCCCTTTCGTACG from Cycloclasticus pugetii PS-1 includes:
- the ppsR gene encoding posphoenolpyruvate synthetase regulatory kinase/phosphorylase PpsR, whose product is MKSRTIFFISDRTAITAETLGNSLMTQFTGVERERHVIPFIDTVSRAQTVCNKINAAYTVNEGRPIVFSTFTNDDLREIVSKSNCIFYDLFNDYITRMENDLRQESSHEVGKSHGLSDTSSYESRIRAVNYALEYDDGARLDRYDQADVILIGVSRTGKTPTSLFLALQYGIFTANFPITDSDLDNCELPRALKPYKKKLFGLTISAEQLSRIREERRPGSPYASLKTCQREVSQVEELLHMENVPFLNVTSISIEEIAAQVRLTKDLDVKHF
- the rapA gene encoding RNA polymerase-associated protein RapA; this translates as MSQHIFYPGQRWVSHSETELGLGVVESIEGRHVTLFYPAVEEPRVYALDNAPLSRVTFNVGDTVSHQGGQEVTIEQTQEHNHCMIYLCIDGQGEQVVLHEIDLDSTGAFNKPQSRLFTGQLDKNKLFDLRLKTLDFQRKLDQFKGFGLSGPRVQLLPHQFYIASKVTERNAARVLLADEVGLGKTIEAGLILHQQLLTGSIERVLIVVPDALIHQWLVELLRRFNLSFTILDRERCDAIREEGDINPFETAQLVLCQLSFLSENANYHASAVAANWDLMIVDEAHHLFWNENNVSNEYRCIEELANHVPGLLLLTATPEQLGVTSHFARLRLLDPDRYYDLAAFREEQAGYQEINQLIKQLMAANSIDGVLADVNLKQSLLQLLGEQAVLSDDISVDSLIDALLDRHGTGRVLFRNTRENIDAFSSRQLHAYQLPALSVENEFELDTDLALAKTLLPEMLLGEDWLTLDPRITWLMEWLDTHKNEKVLLICAQQQTAQELHEYLKMRTIFASAVFHEGMSLIERDRAAAYFSDAEEGAQILICSEIGSEGRNFQFTHHLVLFDLPLNPDLLEQRIGRLDRIGQTDTVHLHVPCIEGTGQHRLMNWYDKGLNAFSHVCSTGHHVYAIVKADLKEALLGDASDDEFAAIIEKTSTLMQQSIADMHAGRDLMLELNSCRKEQAQEIIDEISLSSSHLELSHYMEEVFESFGVEQQYHSEDSIVIKPSGHLQSDAFPSLPEDGLTATFNRKIALSREDFQFLTWEHPMVTGAMEQIINSEFGNSTFCTMALPPIPAGTVILEAIFTTHCPAPKRLQLHRYLPKTVKRIVVGSNGLDMTDILKPEHIESRVTFVKKSIALNIIEHGQEAIKTLIEKAEKLVVVHQEALVKQSVEEMQQQESLNLERLVALARVNPNIRDSEITQLKANINDLGSYIKRASFKLDAIRVILTTD
- the yaaA gene encoding peroxide stress protein YaaA — its product is MLLIISPAKTLDFDTPPATTSHSQPAFLDDSAELIDQLKTLSPSDLSSLMSISDKLGVLNSNRFIEWQRPFTDKNSKQALLSFKGDVYEGMDTSSFSEDDLEWSHKHLRILSGLYGLLKPLDLIQPYRLEMGTKFSNQRGKNLYEFWGHKITDKLNQELTEQKSPVLINLASNEYFKAVKPAQLNAQVITPVFKDWKNDKYKIISFYAKKARGMMSAYIIKNRLESPSDIKQFDTAGYAFSAEQSTDKEWVFLRKEAV
- the ppsA gene encoding phosphoenolpyruvate synthase; translated protein: MEDYIVWLDSTGMDDVEHVGGKNASLGEMISNLASVGVDVPGGFATTATAFRDFLSQSGIDDKIHEKLSTLNVDDVNALAAAGKEIRQWIIDTPFQPSLKTAIEKAYAKMQADANSEFSVAVRSSATAEDLPDASFAGQQETFLNVDGIDNVMRSIKEVFASLFNDRAISYRVHQGFEHSGVALSAGIQRMVRSDISASGVMFTLDTESGFRDAVFITSSYGLGEMVVQGAVNPDEFYVHKPTLEAGRPAVLRRNLGSKLIKMIYNDEAGDPVKIVDTDPSTRGVYSLTDAEVEKLSSIAITIEKHYQRPMDIEWAKDGLDGQLYIVQARPETVQSRAGKEIQRYSLNETAKVLVEGRSIGQKIGSGPARVIDNISQMDQVQEGDVLVTDMTDPDWEPIMKRASAIVTNRGGRTCHAAIIARELGIPAVVGCGDATDHITQDTDITVSCAEGDTGFIYEGLLDYQVDTVNLDAMPDIPVKVMMNVGNPDRAFDFASLPHEGVGLARLEFIINRMIGIHPKALLEYEQLPSDLKETISKRISCYESPKDYYVKRLVEGISTIAAAFSPKSVIVRMSDFKSNEYANLIGGDRYEPEEENPMLGFRGASRYISDSFRECFNMECEALKFVRDQMGLTNVWVMIPFVRTLDEAKQVTELLKENGIESGKNGLKLIMMCELPSNALMAEEFLEYFDGFSIGSNDLTQLTLGLDRDSGLIASLFDERDPAIRKLLSMAIQACRKQNKYIGICGQGPSDHPDLAKWLMEQGIESVSLNPDSVIETWMFMAGQKIEG